One stretch of Saccharomonospora xinjiangensis XJ-54 DNA includes these proteins:
- a CDS encoding LLM class F420-dependent oxidoreductase encodes MTTTTERPIRIGLQIQPQHADYDAIRRAAAQAEDLGVDILFNWDHFYPLSGDPDGKHFECWTMLGAWAEATSRVEIGALVSCNSYRNPELLADMARTVDHISDGRLILGIGAGWFQKDYDEYGYEFGTPGSRLAALGEALPRIEKRFAELNPAPMRKIPVLIGGGGEKKTLRLVARHADIWHGFGDAEVAARKIEILDRHCADVGRDPAEIERSVGVSGSPSDSGDQLADLGITLFTVSADGPDYDLSELRQWLTWRDSRNG; translated from the coding sequence ATGACGACCACGACAGAACGGCCGATCCGCATCGGGTTGCAGATCCAGCCGCAGCATGCTGACTACGACGCCATCCGGCGCGCCGCGGCGCAGGCCGAGGACCTCGGCGTGGACATCCTGTTCAACTGGGACCACTTCTACCCGTTGAGCGGTGATCCCGATGGCAAGCACTTCGAGTGCTGGACCATGCTCGGCGCGTGGGCCGAGGCCACGTCGCGAGTGGAGATCGGCGCGCTCGTGAGCTGCAACAGCTACCGCAACCCGGAGCTGCTCGCCGACATGGCGCGCACCGTGGACCACATCAGCGACGGCAGGCTCATCCTCGGCATCGGTGCCGGTTGGTTCCAGAAGGACTACGACGAGTACGGCTACGAGTTCGGCACCCCCGGCAGCAGGCTCGCCGCGCTCGGGGAGGCACTGCCCAGGATCGAGAAGCGGTTCGCCGAACTGAACCCCGCGCCGATGCGGAAGATCCCGGTGCTGATCGGAGGAGGCGGGGAGAAGAAGACGCTGCGGCTCGTCGCGCGGCACGCCGACATCTGGCACGGGTTCGGCGACGCCGAGGTGGCCGCCCGGAAGATCGAGATCCTCGACCGCCACTGCGCCGACGTCGGCCGCGATCCTGCGGAGATCGAACGCTCCGTTGGCGTGTCCGGTTCTCCCTCCGACTCCGGGGACCAGCTCGCCGATCTCGGCATCACGCTGTTCACAGTGAGCGCGGACGGACCGGACTACGACCTCTCCGAGCTGCGGCAGTGGCTCACGTGGAGGGACAGCCGCAACGGCTGA
- the crtI gene encoding phytoene desaturase family protein, whose product MEAETATSGDETTDVVVVGAGLAGLAATLHLLGAGRGVTLLERDSSPGGRVSDRLVNGYRIDMGASVFTMPELLDEAFAAVGCSVSEWLTLMPLHPAYLAQFADGSTIAVHTDPEAMESEIRAVAGPADAEGYRRLRSWLSELYAVQRDRFIGANFDSVLDLATPALARLAALGGFGRLGAKVARFVTDERLRRLFTFQSLYAGLEPMRALAAYGVIAYMDTVAGVHYPQGGMGEVARAMTAAASAAGATVRLGTSAEHLERDSGGCVRAVRTSTGERIRCGAVVLATELTTAYALLGRAPRRPVRLRYSPSAVVLYGHARADGADSTALTLGHHTLSFGSAWRDTFAEIVRKGSLMSDPSLLVTRPTATDPTLAPQGQDVITVLAPAPNLHISEVDWPRITGAYRDELLRTLDARGFHGLAGNLVVESVATPRSWESEGLGAGTPFSLAHTLAQTGPFRPANRVRGADNVVLAGCGTTPGVGIPPVLVSGKLAAERLLRRQGACAVED is encoded by the coding sequence GTGGAGGCCGAAACGGCAACGAGCGGTGACGAGACGACCGACGTCGTGGTGGTGGGCGCGGGGCTGGCTGGGCTGGCCGCGACATTGCACCTGCTGGGTGCCGGACGCGGTGTCACGCTGCTCGAACGGGACAGTAGTCCGGGTGGCAGGGTGTCCGACCGGCTGGTCAACGGCTACCGCATCGACATGGGCGCGAGCGTGTTCACCATGCCGGAGTTGCTCGACGAGGCGTTCGCGGCAGTGGGGTGCAGCGTGAGCGAGTGGCTGACGCTGATGCCACTGCACCCCGCTTACCTGGCGCAGTTCGCCGACGGCAGCACCATCGCCGTGCACACCGATCCTGAGGCGATGGAGTCGGAGATCAGGGCGGTGGCAGGGCCAGCCGACGCCGAGGGCTACCGCAGGCTGAGGAGCTGGCTCTCGGAGTTGTACGCCGTGCAGCGCGACCGGTTCATCGGCGCGAACTTCGACTCCGTGCTCGATCTCGCCACTCCCGCGCTCGCCCGCCTCGCCGCACTCGGCGGTTTCGGCAGGCTCGGCGCGAAGGTCGCACGATTCGTCACCGACGAGCGGCTCCGGCGGCTGTTCACGTTCCAGTCGCTCTACGCGGGTCTGGAACCCATGCGCGCTCTCGCGGCCTACGGCGTGATCGCCTACATGGACACGGTCGCGGGCGTCCACTACCCGCAGGGCGGCATGGGCGAGGTGGCGAGGGCCATGACGGCGGCGGCCAGCGCGGCGGGTGCGACGGTGCGGCTTGGCACGTCGGCGGAGCACCTCGAACGGGACTCCGGCGGATGCGTGCGCGCGGTGCGCACCAGCACGGGCGAGCGCATCCGTTGCGGCGCCGTGGTGCTCGCGACGGAACTCACCACCGCCTACGCGCTGCTCGGCCGCGCGCCGCGCAGGCCGGTGCGGCTGCGCTACTCGCCGTCGGCCGTCGTGCTCTACGGGCACGCTCGGGCCGACGGTGCCGACAGCACGGCGCTCACGCTCGGCCACCACACGCTGTCCTTCGGCAGCGCGTGGCGGGACACGTTCGCCGAGATCGTCCGCAAGGGCAGCCTCATGAGCGATCCCTCCCTGCTCGTGACGCGGCCCACCGCCACCGATCCCACGCTGGCACCCCAGGGGCAGGACGTGATCACCGTGCTTGCCCCCGCCCCCAACCTGCATATCTCCGAAGTGGACTGGCCGAGGATCACCGGCGCCTACCGCGACGAGTTGCTCCGCACACTCGACGCGCGAGGGTTCCACGGGCTCGCGGGCAACCTCGTCGTCGAGTCCGTCGCGACGCCCCGCTCCTGGGAGAGCGAGGGACTCGGCGCGGGTACGCCATTCTCGCTCGCGCACACACTCGCGCAGACCGGCCCTTTCCGTCCTGCCAACCGCGTGCGTGGTGCGGACAACGTGGTTCTGGCCGGTTGTGGCACCACACCCGGTGTGGGGATTCCACCGGTGCTCGTCTCCGGAAAGCTCGCGGCTGAACGGTTGCTGCGCCGTCAGGGCGCCTGCGCTGTGGAGGATTAG
- a CDS encoding polyprenyl synthetase family protein has product MHHIDADLPSEITRVLTDFLHHAGGAIRETEPTFGPAVDALRAFVLGGGKRLRPTFAWWGWRGAGGDPGSSEAEGVLRAVASLELIQACALIHDDVIDSSDSRRGSPTVHVAFAAQHARGRWLGSAESFGRAAAILIGDLALAWAEDMFADCGLPAPTLAAARPAWRAMRSEVLAGQYLDVHTQATGDASAEAALRVDRLKTAAYTVQRPLHLGAALGGAQQSLVDALLEFGGDLGVAFQLRDDLLGVFGDPSVTGKPAGDDLREGKRTLLLALGLAYAEQQGRDGERKVIADAVGDPRLSDSEVDDVRQALLDVGAVAEVERRIEEMTGNALASLRRAALAEPAAQRLAELAHRATRRTS; this is encoded by the coding sequence ATGCACCACATCGACGCCGACCTGCCCTCCGAGATCACCCGCGTGCTGACAGACTTCCTGCACCACGCGGGTGGAGCGATCCGCGAAACGGAACCGACCTTCGGTCCTGCCGTGGACGCGCTCCGCGCCTTCGTGCTCGGAGGTGGCAAGAGGCTCCGGCCGACGTTCGCCTGGTGGGGCTGGCGTGGTGCGGGCGGCGACCCCGGCTCCTCCGAAGCCGAGGGTGTGCTCCGCGCGGTGGCGAGCCTGGAACTCATCCAGGCGTGTGCGCTCATCCACGACGACGTCATCGACTCGTCCGACTCCCGCCGCGGCTCGCCCACGGTGCATGTGGCATTCGCCGCGCAGCACGCGCGGGGGCGGTGGCTCGGTTCCGCGGAGTCGTTCGGGCGGGCCGCCGCCATCCTGATCGGTGACCTCGCGCTGGCCTGGGCCGAGGACATGTTCGCCGACTGCGGTCTTCCCGCTCCGACACTGGCCGCTGCGCGTCCCGCGTGGCGGGCCATGCGCTCGGAGGTGCTGGCGGGACAGTACCTCGACGTCCACACGCAGGCGACGGGCGACGCCTCGGCGGAGGCGGCACTGCGCGTTGATCGGCTGAAGACGGCGGCGTACACGGTGCAGCGTCCTCTGCACCTCGGCGCGGCACTGGGGGGAGCCCAGCAGAGCCTCGTCGATGCGCTGCTGGAGTTCGGTGGTGACCTCGGTGTGGCCTTCCAGTTGAGGGACGACCTGCTCGGGGTGTTCGGAGACCCGTCCGTCACGGGTAAACCCGCGGGGGACGACCTACGCGAGGGCAAGCGAACGCTGCTGCTGGCGCTCGGCCTCGCCTATGCCGAGCAGCAGGGCCGCGACGGTGAACGCAAGGTGATCGCCGACGCGGTGGGTGACCCCAGGCTGAGTGATTCGGAGGTGGACGACGTCCGGCAGGCGCTGCTGGACGTCGGCGCGGTCGCCGAGGTGGAACGCAGGATCGAGGAGATGACCGGCAATGCGCTGGCCTCGCTCCGCAGGGCCGCGCTCGCCGAACCCGCCGCGCAGCGGCTCGCGGAACTCGCGCACAGGGCGACCAGACGAACGTCCTGA
- a CDS encoding DUF885 domain-containing protein, with protein sequence MNVHEISNQFLDDYAGAHPDLATEAGISGHEDRVTDYSPEGHAARAAILRTALRAMEAADPKDDSERVAKAVFTERIGNELAIHEAGQDVASLNVIASPPQNMRMVFDLLPTETTEQWETLSARMATVPAALDGFRASMLAAVEAGNTPALRQVTKVAEQADVWAGLSGGTGYFETLIGKADGVPDSLKEKLGRAAREAQEAYAELAGFLRAELAPAAPVKDAVGEDVYRLQSRYFLGADLDPRESYEWGWEEFARVEREAKEVAGRIKAGATLAEVAEALDADPRYRVRGQAGLEQWMQQLSDEALVALRDVHFEIPDPMMNLECLIAPPGGPVGAYYTGPNEDFTRPGRMWWSVPADKEEFSTWREVSTVYHEGVPGHHLQIATQVYERSLNRFQRLFAMTSGHAEGWALYAERLMQDLGFLSDDGNLLGMLDAHLFRAARVIVDTGMHLELEIPKGTGFHEGERWTPELGLEFMLTRTITSADHVHDEIDRYLGWPGQATAYKLGERLWLEARDEARRREGAAFDLKAFHTRALRMGGMGLDTLKDLLSA encoded by the coding sequence ATGAACGTCCACGAGATCTCCAACCAGTTTCTCGACGACTACGCCGGGGCACACCCCGACCTGGCGACCGAGGCTGGCATCAGTGGCCACGAGGACCGGGTCACCGACTATTCCCCCGAGGGACACGCGGCGAGGGCCGCGATCCTGCGCACGGCGCTGCGGGCCATGGAGGCCGCGGACCCGAAAGACGACAGCGAGCGGGTCGCCAAGGCCGTGTTCACCGAGCGGATCGGCAACGAACTCGCGATCCACGAGGCCGGTCAGGACGTCGCCTCGCTCAACGTGATCGCGAGCCCGCCGCAGAACATGCGGATGGTGTTCGATCTTCTGCCGACGGAGACCACCGAGCAGTGGGAGACGCTCTCGGCCAGGATGGCGACCGTGCCCGCCGCGCTCGACGGCTTCCGCGCGTCGATGCTGGCGGCCGTCGAGGCCGGTAACACACCGGCGTTGCGCCAGGTCACCAAGGTCGCGGAGCAGGCAGACGTCTGGGCCGGTCTCTCCGGCGGCACCGGATACTTCGAGACGCTGATCGGCAAGGCCGACGGTGTTCCCGACAGCCTCAAGGAGAAGCTCGGCAGGGCCGCGCGAGAGGCACAGGAGGCGTACGCCGAGCTGGCCGGTTTCCTGCGCGCGGAGCTGGCCCCCGCAGCGCCGGTAAAGGACGCCGTCGGCGAGGACGTCTACCGGCTGCAGTCGCGGTACTTCCTCGGTGCCGACCTCGACCCGCGCGAGTCGTACGAGTGGGGCTGGGAGGAATTCGCCCGCGTCGAGCGTGAGGCCAAGGAGGTCGCAGGCCGCATCAAGGCGGGTGCGACCCTGGCCGAGGTCGCTGAGGCGCTGGACGCCGACCCGCGCTACCGCGTGCGAGGGCAGGCAGGCCTCGAGCAGTGGATGCAGCAGCTCTCCGACGAGGCGCTCGTCGCCTTGCGCGACGTCCACTTCGAGATCCCGGACCCGATGATGAACCTGGAGTGCCTCATCGCTCCGCCCGGCGGTCCGGTCGGCGCCTACTACACGGGCCCCAACGAGGACTTCACCCGGCCCGGCCGCATGTGGTGGTCGGTGCCTGCCGACAAGGAGGAGTTCTCCACCTGGCGTGAGGTGAGCACCGTCTACCACGAGGGTGTCCCCGGCCACCACCTCCAGATCGCGACGCAGGTGTACGAGCGCTCGCTCAACCGCTTCCAGCGTCTGTTCGCGATGACCTCAGGACACGCCGAGGGCTGGGCGCTCTACGCGGAGCGGCTGATGCAGGACCTCGGGTTCCTCTCCGACGACGGCAACCTGCTCGGCATGCTCGACGCGCACCTCTTCCGCGCCGCGCGGGTCATCGTGGACACCGGCATGCACCTGGAACTGGAGATTCCCAAGGGCACCGGCTTCCACGAGGGCGAACGGTGGACCCCGGAACTGGGCCTGGAATTCATGCTCACCCGCACCATCACCTCGGCCGACCACGTGCACGACGAGATCGACCGCTACCTCGGCTGGCCGGGCCAGGCCACCGCCTACAAGCTGGGCGAGCGGCTGTGGCTGGAGGCTCGGGACGAGGCGCGTCGCCGCGAGGGAGCGGCGTTCGACCTCAAGGCGTTCCACACCAGGGCGCTGCGCATGGGCGGCATGGGCCTCGACACGCTCAAGGACCTGCTCTCCGCCTGA
- a CDS encoding sodium/hydrogen exchanger, whose amino-acid sequence MVRVPDRSHRLTPPLPLAVLVTLPGLSIGGADYLGLPHPQLAAPLAALVYGIAIVGAAFILSWAAEAAQVDINGGLALALLAFLAVLPEYAVDFVFTMNAGRINAEYGHCMAEADGANPCSLALANMTGANRILVGVGWPLVVLVSTLAVVRARRRGGSPSASAHLGWVRLPRRMSVEVFFLGAATVYSLHFPLRDSLTLVDAAVLVSLFVAYAWRLAKAPVEEPELTGTSAWIGNRPKATRRWLYGAMFGLAAIVILATAEHFAHNLVATGTELGIDHFLLVQWVAPLASESPELIVACLFAWKLHASSALGTLISSKVNQWTLLVGTIPIVFAISSGSFDGLPIDLHQRFELMITAAQSFFAVSILVSLTMTARWATALLTLFSIQFVTSILLPEEIDRIVIAVLSGVYVVLSLVLLLFRFADVRRVARDGVATPFDVLQRADAQEAVRLSKR is encoded by the coding sequence ATGGTGCGGGTGCCGGACCGTAGTCATCGACTCACACCGCCACTGCCGCTCGCCGTGCTGGTGACGCTGCCCGGCCTCTCCATCGGTGGCGCGGACTACCTCGGCCTGCCCCACCCCCAGCTCGCCGCGCCGCTGGCTGCGCTCGTCTACGGCATCGCGATCGTCGGGGCCGCGTTCATTCTCTCGTGGGCGGCCGAGGCGGCACAGGTCGATATCAACGGAGGGCTCGCGCTGGCCCTGCTGGCGTTTCTCGCCGTGCTACCCGAGTACGCGGTCGATTTCGTCTTCACGATGAACGCGGGGCGCATCAACGCCGAGTACGGCCACTGCATGGCGGAAGCCGACGGCGCCAACCCCTGTTCGCTCGCGCTCGCCAACATGACCGGGGCCAACCGGATTCTCGTCGGGGTTGGCTGGCCGCTGGTGGTGCTCGTCTCGACGCTGGCCGTGGTGCGGGCACGCCGCAGAGGAGGCTCGCCGAGCGCGTCGGCGCATCTGGGCTGGGTCAGACTGCCTCGCCGCATGTCGGTGGAGGTCTTCTTCCTCGGCGCGGCCACGGTGTACTCGCTGCATTTCCCGCTGCGTGACTCGCTGACGCTGGTGGACGCCGCCGTGCTTGTGTCCCTGTTCGTGGCTTACGCGTGGAGGCTCGCGAAGGCTCCGGTGGAGGAACCCGAACTCACGGGCACATCGGCGTGGATCGGCAATCGTCCGAAGGCGACCCGGCGCTGGTTGTACGGCGCCATGTTCGGGCTGGCCGCGATCGTCATTCTCGCGACGGCCGAGCATTTCGCGCACAACCTCGTGGCGACGGGCACCGAACTCGGGATCGATCACTTCCTGCTTGTGCAGTGGGTGGCACCGTTGGCGAGCGAATCACCCGAGCTGATCGTCGCGTGCCTGTTCGCCTGGAAGCTGCACGCCAGTTCGGCGCTCGGCACGCTGATCTCCAGCAAGGTGAACCAGTGGACGCTGCTCGTGGGCACGATCCCGATCGTGTTCGCCATCTCCAGCGGTTCGTTCGACGGATTGCCGATCGACCTGCACCAGCGGTTCGAGTTGATGATCACCGCTGCGCAGTCGTTCTTCGCGGTGTCGATCCTCGTGTCGCTGACCATGACCGCGCGCTGGGCGACCGCCTTGCTGACGCTCTTCTCGATCCAGTTCGTCACCAGCATCCTGTTGCCGGAGGAGATCGACCGGATCGTGATCGCCGTGCTCAGCGGCGTGTACGTGGTGCTGTCACTGGTGCTGTTGCTGTTCCGCTTCGCCGACGTCCGGCGTGTCGCGCGCGACGGGGTGGCCACACCGTTCGACGTCCTGCAACGGGCGGATGCGCAGGAGGCCGTCCGGCTCAGCAAGCGCTGA
- a CDS encoding DMT family transporter, giving the protein MSTIDAAPSRAATASLITAGILWGTGGLAGAMLSERAGWSSVAIAVCRLALGGVFALLLLGCAGGLRSSGFLPRTGAAFRRLLTAGALLALYQACYFAAVTLTSVSVATMTTIGSVPVFVALAGAVGERRLPDRVTMASIACAVLGLVLLTWSPSDAEGGGQLVLGLACALASGAGFATLTIVNGKPVEGLDPLRTTAFGCLVGAVLLLPLLALSATPQGAALWPLRTDVIAVAIYLGAVPTALAYGAYFRGLAGARPVVAALSALLEPLTAAVLAAVLLGDDLGVVGWCGAVLLVGAVAGSYVRPATPR; this is encoded by the coding sequence ATGAGCACAATCGATGCCGCGCCGTCGCGCGCGGCCACTGCCAGTCTGATCACCGCTGGGATTCTCTGGGGCACCGGTGGTCTTGCCGGTGCCATGCTGTCGGAGCGGGCAGGGTGGTCCTCCGTTGCGATTGCCGTCTGCCGGTTGGCACTCGGTGGCGTCTTCGCCCTGCTTCTGCTGGGCTGCGCCGGCGGGCTGAGGTCGTCCGGTTTCCTGCCGCGCACGGGCGCGGCGTTCCGGCGGTTACTCACGGCAGGCGCACTGCTGGCCCTCTACCAGGCCTGCTACTTCGCGGCGGTGACGCTGACCTCGGTGAGTGTCGCCACGATGACCACCATCGGCAGCGTGCCGGTGTTCGTCGCCCTCGCGGGCGCCGTGGGTGAACGGCGCCTTCCCGACCGCGTGACCATGGCTTCGATCGCGTGCGCCGTGCTGGGGCTCGTGCTGCTCACCTGGTCTCCTTCGGATGCGGAAGGAGGAGGACAGCTCGTGCTCGGGCTCGCGTGCGCGCTCGCGTCCGGGGCGGGTTTCGCCACTCTGACCATCGTCAACGGCAAGCCCGTCGAGGGGCTCGACCCGTTGCGGACCACGGCGTTCGGCTGCCTGGTCGGGGCGGTTCTGCTACTGCCGCTGCTCGCGCTGTCGGCCACGCCACAGGGAGCCGCGCTGTGGCCCCTTCGGACCGACGTGATCGCCGTGGCGATCTACCTGGGCGCGGTACCGACGGCCCTGGCCTACGGCGCCTACTTCCGGGGGCTCGCCGGAGCGCGGCCGGTGGTCGCGGCGTTGTCGGCTCTGCTGGAACCACTCACGGCGGCCGTGCTGGCAGCGGTGTTGCTTGGTGACGATCTCGGTGTCGTCGGCTGGTGTGGTGCGGTGCTGCTGGTCGGCGCCGTGGCGGGCAGTTACGTGCGGCCTGCCACGCCACGGTGA
- a CDS encoding GNAT family N-acetyltransferase, protein MTTASPGHKRIARLTGEEFRTLLPEALSIYVAAMNYPPNTAQQRAPMWLTHALRPGWRGVAAFDTDDTLIGVAYGYRGSPGQWWYEQVRRGLLDREDEETALSWLSDYFELTEIHVRPDHHGRGLGETLLRALLDGVPQRHVLLSTPEGPSRAWRLYRRLGFADVLRDYRFVGDPRPFAVLGRALPLD, encoded by the coding sequence ATGACCACAGCCTCGCCCGGTCACAAGCGGATCGCCCGGCTCACTGGCGAGGAGTTCCGCACGCTGCTCCCCGAAGCCCTGTCGATCTACGTGGCGGCCATGAACTATCCGCCGAACACCGCGCAGCAACGGGCTCCGATGTGGCTCACCCACGCACTGCGTCCCGGCTGGCGCGGTGTCGCGGCGTTCGACACGGACGACACCCTGATCGGCGTCGCATACGGCTACCGGGGCAGTCCCGGCCAGTGGTGGTACGAGCAGGTACGCAGAGGGCTCCTCGACAGGGAGGACGAAGAAACAGCCCTCTCCTGGCTCTCGGACTACTTCGAGCTCACCGAGATCCACGTTCGGCCCGATCACCATGGCCGCGGCCTCGGCGAGACGTTGCTGCGGGCGCTGCTCGACGGCGTTCCGCAGCGGCACGTGCTGCTCTCGACGCCAGAAGGCCCCTCCCGCGCGTGGCGGCTGTACCGAAGGCTCGGATTCGCCGACGTGCTGCGCGACTACCGGTTCGTGGGTGACCCGAGGCCCTTCGCCGTGCTGGGGCGCGCGCTGCCGCTCGACTGA
- a CDS encoding YbaK/EbsC family protein: MSRKPAPTSDPAADHPSVAKVAAALAEAGQASSARGIRFLPDAARTAAQAAEALEVPVGAIANSLVFRMTADDGTVAPLLVLTSGAHRADTATLAALTGARHVDRADPDFVRTHTGHVIGGVAPVGHPSRITTLVDEALRAYDTVWAAAGHPHTVFPTTFTGLVTATGGRAATVASGSGTPSVTDSGKAAPR, encoded by the coding sequence ATGAGCCGGAAACCCGCCCCCACCTCAGATCCCGCAGCCGACCACCCGTCTGTCGCCAAGGTCGCCGCCGCTCTCGCCGAGGCAGGCCAGGCCAGCAGCGCACGCGGCATCCGGTTCCTTCCCGACGCCGCCCGCACGGCGGCGCAGGCCGCGGAAGCGCTCGAAGTACCCGTCGGCGCCATCGCCAACAGCCTCGTGTTCCGGATGACGGCGGACGACGGCACGGTGGCTCCTCTGCTCGTCCTCACCTCCGGCGCTCACAGGGCCGACACCGCGACGCTGGCGGCGCTCACCGGGGCGCGGCACGTGGACAGGGCGGACCCCGACTTCGTCAGGACCCACACGGGTCACGTGATCGGCGGAGTGGCGCCGGTCGGCCATCCCAGCCGTATCACCACGCTGGTGGACGAGGCGCTCCGCGCGTACGACACCGTGTGGGCCGCTGCCGGACACCCGCACACCGTCTTCCCCACCACGTTCACCGGTCTCGTGACGGCGACGGGAGGACGTGCCGCGACGGTCGCGTCCGGCTCGGGCACGCCGTCGGTGACCGACTCCGGAAAGGCCGCACCCCGATGA
- a CDS encoding SAV_6107 family HEPN domain-containing protein: MAVGFVPRRSGRNGTWAQCARPGEATAGANVVPSPRTEGQSAPLFEPRRPASPEAASLLTQAWHGLADAAREITPSDRFIASYLSALRAGAAILVAKGRPHRRAAKPQSTWTLLASAAPEVAQWAEYFAARSTLHAAAQSGLTRRVGAVATEELRHRAEEFVALAARVVHGDPGEPEPRAPLCGARSRTRPRRGEQ, encoded by the coding sequence ATGGCGGTGGGATTCGTACCTCGGCGTTCGGGGCGAAACGGGACCTGGGCGCAGTGCGCTCGGCCCGGGGAAGCCACGGCGGGGGCGAACGTGGTGCCTTCTCCGCGTACGGAGGGCCAGTCCGCGCCGTTGTTCGAACCGCGCCGTCCCGCATCGCCCGAGGCCGCGTCACTGCTCACACAGGCATGGCACGGGCTCGCCGATGCGGCGAGGGAGATCACGCCTTCCGACAGGTTCATCGCCTCTTATCTGTCCGCGTTGCGGGCGGGAGCCGCGATCCTGGTGGCGAAGGGGCGTCCTCACCGGCGGGCGGCGAAACCGCAGAGCACCTGGACGTTGCTGGCCTCAGCCGCGCCCGAGGTGGCGCAATGGGCCGAGTACTTCGCGGCTCGCTCGACGTTGCACGCCGCCGCGCAGTCCGGTCTGACCCGCAGGGTCGGGGCTGTGGCGACGGAGGAATTGCGCCACCGAGCGGAGGAGTTCGTGGCGCTGGCCGCCCGCGTCGTGCACGGCGATCCGGGCGAGCCCGAACCGCGGGCCCCCTTGTGTGGCGCGCGATCAAGGACCCGGCCACGGCGAGGTGAGCAATGA
- a CDS encoding maleylpyruvate isomerase family mycothiol-dependent enzyme, with protein sequence MTGTSVVDHGRLLNVIGYEAELLVEASRAGAPDLAVPTCPGWTVSEVVRHVGSVHRAASHWLLRGEAPRQWQRDPAVGQTVQGYLREGADALRDVLAARGPSEPAATWWGGDPTAGFWCRRMAHETTVHRIDTEQAAGVDSAEIATDIALDGIDEALLLWFGHRLPMLGVTGTRAATVAVTAAGCRWITRMTSEGTVARRVAADDAEEVDAVVSGEPDHVYLWLWGRQGPGAVAVDGDEDAVGQLWALLRLATR encoded by the coding sequence ATGACGGGAACCTCCGTGGTCGATCACGGCAGGCTGCTCAACGTCATCGGCTACGAAGCCGAACTACTGGTGGAGGCGTCGAGGGCGGGCGCTCCCGATCTCGCCGTCCCGACGTGTCCTGGGTGGACGGTCAGTGAGGTCGTCCGGCATGTGGGGAGCGTCCATAGGGCTGCCTCGCACTGGTTGTTGCGCGGCGAGGCGCCCCGCCAGTGGCAGCGCGACCCGGCGGTCGGCCAGACGGTGCAGGGTTACCTGCGCGAAGGCGCCGATGCCTTGCGTGACGTGCTGGCCGCACGCGGCCCTTCCGAGCCGGCGGCCACGTGGTGGGGCGGCGACCCGACAGCCGGTTTCTGGTGTCGCCGCATGGCTCACGAGACCACGGTGCACCGGATCGACACCGAGCAGGCGGCAGGCGTGGACAGCGCCGAGATCGCCACCGACATCGCACTGGACGGTATCGACGAGGCGTTGCTGCTGTGGTTCGGCCACCGGTTGCCGATGCTCGGCGTCACGGGCACCAGGGCAGCGACCGTGGCGGTCACCGCGGCGGGGTGCCGGTGGATCACGCGCATGACGTCGGAGGGCACTGTCGCCCGGCGGGTGGCTGCCGACGACGCAGAGGAGGTGGACGCGGTTGTGTCGGGCGAGCCCGATCACGTCTATCTCTGGTTGTGGGGCAGGCAGGGACCCGGTGCTGTCGCGGTCGATGGGGACGAGGACGCCGTCGGGCAGCTGTGGGCGTTGCTGCGGCTCGCGACCCGGTAG
- the def gene encoding peptide deformylase gives MAMRDLRYFGDPVLKSPADPVTTFDDSTRALVDDLLDTVRAPGRAGLAAPQIGVGLRAFSYNVDGAVGYVLNPEIVELSEEKHEVMEGCLSVPELGFPTVRAAQATVKGVDLRNEPVTVSGDGLMAQCLQHEVDHLDGLLYLDRLTPELRKEAFRQARDKDWFWSR, from the coding sequence ATGGCCATGCGCGATCTCCGCTACTTCGGCGACCCGGTGCTGAAGTCACCGGCGGATCCGGTGACGACATTCGACGACTCGACGAGGGCGTTGGTAGACGATCTGCTCGACACGGTGCGGGCACCGGGACGGGCAGGTCTCGCGGCGCCGCAGATCGGGGTGGGCCTTCGCGCGTTCAGCTACAACGTTGACGGCGCCGTCGGCTACGTGCTGAACCCGGAGATCGTGGAGCTGTCCGAGGAGAAGCACGAGGTCATGGAAGGGTGCCTTTCGGTGCCCGAATTGGGCTTCCCGACCGTCCGTGCCGCGCAGGCGACGGTCAAGGGTGTGGACCTGCGCAACGAGCCGGTGACTGTGTCCGGCGACGGGCTCATGGCCCAGTGTCTCCAGCACGAGGTTGACCACCTCGACGGGTTGCTCTACCTCGACAGACTCACCCCGGAACTCCGCAAGGAGGCATTCCGTCAGGCACGCGACAAGGACTGGTTCTGGTCGAGATAG